Proteins from a genomic interval of Rosa chinensis cultivar Old Blush chromosome 2, RchiOBHm-V2, whole genome shotgun sequence:
- the LOC112184230 gene encoding subtilisin-like protease SBT1.5, translating to MSLYPFLIYALFFSYWATVSRSEVFIVRVQNDLKPPQHSINHEWYASTLNTLSATNDSLHYVYNTVFHGFSADLTTQQANQLRQHPEIVSVFRDRLLKHHTTRSPAFLGLNTNETNDQGILKLSDSGANVIIGVIDSGIWPEHRSFHDHGLGPIPSHWKGRCLPGDYENAATFCNRKIIGARYFTRGINNKTEVSSARDDVGHGTHTASTMAGRHVGSASFLGFAKGVASGMAPKARLAVYRVCGKIGCAQSDVLAGIEQAVQDGVDVISMSLGGDSSLPYDKDPIAIATFAATEKGIVCSASGGNAGPDHGTVTNVAPWITTIGASTIDRDFRADLVLGNGRVITGCSLYHGTWPEKASAPLVYTGGMCMELTNKKRIPDLVRGNIVVCNYISTVFPEDFDRIRNAGAVGMVGIEQNDLLATPYSLPALAIRRSARDELLRYMNVTKNARAAMRFRGTVTGVKPAPVVADFSSRGPNLLSPFVVKPDVIAPGVNILAAWPQFDDLSDFSIMSGTSMSCPHVSGIAALLRGARSSWSPAMIKSAMMTTAYTKYRDGGPLLDELHRHQVVWGIGAGHVDPQKALDPGLVYDLKVDDYINFLCASNYSDEQVRAITQKTTACKGRKGFTQPWDFNYPAISPVFDVTRWPKSKDVIVRKSVTNVGEGSSTYIVRSVINPFGVKVRVIPPILKFSKKGEIQSYVVKFTADKNVGVPRHGNVAFGQLIWTDGKHNVSSPITVTYMG from the coding sequence ATGAGTCTCTATCCTTTTTTAATTTACGCCCTTTTCTTCTCTTACTGGGCTACTGTTTCACGTAGTGAAGTGTTCATAGTCCGAGTCCAAAACGACCTGAAACCGCCACAACACTCCATAAACCATGAATGGTACGCTTCCACCCTCAACACACTGTCTGCAACAAACGACTCCCTCCATTACGTCTACAACACTGTCTTTCATGGCTTCTCCGCCGACCTCACCACACAACAAGCCAACCAGCTACGCCAGCACCCAGAAATAGTAAGCGTTTTCCGTGACAGACTCCTCAAACATCATACAACTAGGTCTCCGGCATTCCTCGGCCTCAACACAAACGAAACCAACGACCAGGGCATTCTGAAACTGTCTGATTCCGGTGCCAACGTCATCATCGGTGTCATCGACAGCGGCATATGGCCAGAACACCGCAGCTTCCACGACCATGGCCTCGGACCAATCCCTTCACATTGGAAAGGCCGCTGCCTACCCGGAGATTACGAAAATGCCGCCACCTTTTGCAACAGAAAGATCATCGGAGCAAGATACTTCACCCGAGGTATCAACAACAAAACTGAAGTTTCTTCCGCTAGAGACGACGTTGGCCATGGAACACACACGGCGTCAACTATGGCTGGACGACACGTCGGAAGCGCATCTTTCCTCGGCTTCGCCAAAGGTGTTGCATCTGGAATGGCCCCAAAAGCACGACTTGCAGTCTACAGAGTGTGTGGGAAGATAGGGTGTGCGCAATCCGACGTACTCGCCGGTATCGAACAGGCTGTACAGGACGGCGTCGACGTCATCTCTATGTCCCTCGGCGGCGACTCCTCCTTGCCGTACGATAAGGATCCGATTGCAATCGCCACATTCGCCGCAACCGAGAAAGGCATTGTCTGTTCGGCCTCAGGAGGGAATGCGGGCCCAGATCACGGCACCGTGACTAATGTCGCACCGTGGATCACAACCATCGGTGCAAGCACGATTGACCGTGACTTTCGCGCCGATTTAGTGCTTGGTAATGGCCGCGTGATCACTGGTTGTTCTCTCTACCATGGCACTTGGCCGGAGAAGGCATCCGCACCGTTGGTTTACACCGGTGGGATGTGCATGGAGCTTACCAATAAGAAACGCATCCCCGACTTGGTCCGAGGAAACATCGTGGTTTGCAATTATATCAGCACGGTTTTCCCTGAAGATTTCGACCGGATCAGGAATGCTGGTGCTGTCGGAATGGTCGGGATTGAACAAAACGACCTATTGGCAACTCCATATTCTCTTCCTGCACTGGCGATCAGACGATCAGCCCGTGACGAACTTCTCCGGTATATGAACGTCACCAAGAATGCACGTGCAGCAATGCGCTTCCGTGGGACCGTTACAGGGGTGAAGCCAGCACCGGTGGTAGCCGACTTTTCGTCGCGAGGACCCAATCTGTTGTCTCCGTTTGTTGTGAAGCCCGATGTCATAGCGCCGGGTGTCAACATCTTAGCGGCTTGGCCGCAATTCGATGATTTGTCTGATTTCAGTATAATGTCAGGGACATCCATGTCTTGCCCCCATGTGTCGGGAATAGCTGCATTGTTGAGAGGGGCCCGCTCTAGCTGGTCTCCCGCCATGATCAAATCGGCAATGATGACCACGGCATACACAAAGTATCGCGACGGAGGGCCGCTGCTAGATGAGTTGCATCGCCACCAGGTGGTGTGGGGGATCGGTGCCGGACACGTGGATCCTCAGAAGGCGCTTGATCCTGGTTTGGTGTATGATCTTAAGGTGGATGACTATATCAACTTTTTGTGTGCGTCGAATTATAGTGACGAACAAGTAAGGGCAATCACACAAAAGACTACTGCATGCAAGGGCAGGAAAGGCTTCACTCAACCGTGGGATTTCAACTACCCAGCTATATCGCCGGTTTTTGATGTGACGCGGTGGCCAAAATCGAAGGATGTAATTGTTCGGAAAAGTGTTACAAATGTTGGTGAAGGTTCCTCCACTTACATTGTACGTAGTGTCATCAATCCATTTGGGGTCAAGGTTCGTGTTATTCCTCCTATTTTGAAGTTTTCGAAGAAAGGTGAAATTCAGAGTTATGTTGTCAAGTTTACGGCTGATAAGAATGTGGGAGTGCCGCGACATGGGAATGTGGCTTTTGGCCAGCTGATTTGGACAGATGGGAAACATAACGTTTCTTCACCGATTACGGTGACATATATGGGATAG
- the LOC112187062 gene encoding cyclin-dependent kinase E-1 isoform X2 yields the protein MGDGNRGLSANSNSNSNHGGSNKPEWLQQYDLIGKIGEGTYGLVFLARTKTPNNRGKSIAIKKFKQSKDGDGVSPTAIREIMLLREISHDNVVKLVNVHINHSDMSLYLAFDYAEHDLYEIIRHHRDKVNHAINQYTVKSLLWQLLNGLNYLHSNWIIHRDLKPSNILVMGDGEEQGVVKIADFGLARIYQAPLKSLSENGVVVTIWYRAPELLLGAKHYTSAVDMWAVGCIFAELLTLKPLFQGAEVKATPNPFQLDQLDKIFKVLGHPTLEKWPTLSNLPHWQQDQQHIQGHKYDNTALYSVVHLSPKSPAYDLLSKMLEYDPRKRITAAQALEHEYFRIEPLPGRNALMASQGEKAVNYLTRPVDTTTDFEGTTSLQPSQPVSSGNAGSMSGAHVGNRSMPRPLLNMQRMQPSQGLTAYNLATQAGMGGGMNPGGIPMQRGVGQAHHQQQLRRKDPGMGMTGYPPQQKSRRF from the exons ATGGGCGACGGCAACCGAGGCCTCTCGGCTAATTCTAATTCTAATTCAAACCACGGCGGTAGCAACAAGCCGGAGTGGCTCCAGCAGTATGATCTGATCGGCAAGATCGGCGAGGGAACCTACGGCCTCGTCTTCCTCGCCAGGACCAAGACCCCTAACAACCGCGGCAAATCCATTGCCATCAAGAAATTCAAGCAGTCCAAGGACGGCGACGGCGTCTCCCCCACCGCCATCCGCGAAATCATG TTACTGCGGGAAATCTCCCACGATAATGTGGTGAAGCTTGTGAATGTTCACATCAATCACTCCGACATGTCGCTCTATCTGGCTTTTGATTACGCTGAGCATGACCTTTAT GAAATCATTAGACATCATAGAGACAAAGTTAATCATGCGATCAATCAGTATACTGTTAAGTCCTTGCTATGGCAGCTGCTCAATGGACTAAATTATCTTCATAG CAATTGGATAATTCATCGTGATCTAAAGCCATCTAATATCTTG GTTATGGGTGACGGAGAGGAACAAGGAGTGGTCAAAATTGCCGATTTCGGACTTGCAAGAATATATCAGGCTCCCTTGAAGTCGTTGTCTGAAAACGGG GTTGTGGTAACCATATGGTATCGTGCACCAGAATTGCTCCTTGGGGCAAAGCACTACACAAGTGCTGTCG ATATGTGGGCTGTTGGATGCATTTTTGCTGAGCTTTTAACTTTGAAGCCATTATTTCAAGGGGCAGAAGTGAAAGCTACACCAAATCCTTTCCAG CTTGATCAACTTGACAAGATTTTCAAAGTTCTAG GCCATCCTACGCTAGAAAAGTGGCCGACACTTTCAAATCTTCCACACTGGCAACAAGACCAACAACACATTCAAGGGCACAAGTA TGACAATACTGCACTTTACAGTGTAGTTCACCTCTCTCCAAAAAGTCCTGCATATGACCTCCTATCTAAGATGCTCGA ATATGATCCTCGAAAGCGTATAACAGCAGCACAAGCGTTAGAACACGA ATACTTTCGTATAGAACCTCTACCAGGACGCAA TGCATTGATGGCCAGTCAAGGAGAAAAGGCAGTGAATTACCTTACTCGTCCGGTTGACACAACTACAGACTTTGAAGGGACAACCAGCCTTCAACCTTCACAACCG GTATCGTCTGGAAATGCAGGAAGCATGTCAGGTGCTCATGTAGGGAACAGATCTATGCCCAGGCCGTTACTTAACATGCAAAGAATGCAGCCATCTCAGGGCTTGACTGCATATAATCTTGCAACACAGGCAGGGATGGGTGGTGGAATGAATCCTGGTGGTATCCCCATGCAGCGTGGTGTTGGTCAGGCCCATCACCAACAACAG TTGAGAAGGAAAGATCCAGGAATGGGGATGACTGGATACCCTCCACAGCAGAAATCTAGACGTTTCTGA
- the LOC112187062 gene encoding cyclin-dependent kinase E-1 isoform X1: MGDGNRGLSANSNSNSNHGGSNKPEWLQQYDLIGKIGEGTYGLVFLARTKTPNNRGKSIAIKKFKQSKDGDGVSPTAIREIMLLREISHDNVVKLVNVHINHSDMSLYLAFDYAEHDLYEIIRHHRDKVNHAINQYTVKSLLWQLLNGLNYLHSNWIIHRDLKPSNILVMGDGEEQGVVKIADFGLARIYQAPLKSLSENGVVVTIWYRAPELLLGAKHYTSAVDMWAVGCIFAELLTLKPLFQGAEVKATPNPFQLDQLDKIFKVLGHPTLEKWPTLSNLPHWQQDQQHIQGHKYDNTALYSVVHLSPKSPAYDLLSKMLEYDPRKRITAAQALEHDMYKELGMHVRVVIMTEYNFLKLHLLYFRYFRIEPLPGRNALMASQGEKAVNYLTRPVDTTTDFEGTTSLQPSQPVSSGNAGSMSGAHVGNRSMPRPLLNMQRMQPSQGLTAYNLATQAGMGGGMNPGGIPMQRGVGQAHHQQQLRRKDPGMGMTGYPPQQKSRRF, encoded by the exons ATGGGCGACGGCAACCGAGGCCTCTCGGCTAATTCTAATTCTAATTCAAACCACGGCGGTAGCAACAAGCCGGAGTGGCTCCAGCAGTATGATCTGATCGGCAAGATCGGCGAGGGAACCTACGGCCTCGTCTTCCTCGCCAGGACCAAGACCCCTAACAACCGCGGCAAATCCATTGCCATCAAGAAATTCAAGCAGTCCAAGGACGGCGACGGCGTCTCCCCCACCGCCATCCGCGAAATCATG TTACTGCGGGAAATCTCCCACGATAATGTGGTGAAGCTTGTGAATGTTCACATCAATCACTCCGACATGTCGCTCTATCTGGCTTTTGATTACGCTGAGCATGACCTTTAT GAAATCATTAGACATCATAGAGACAAAGTTAATCATGCGATCAATCAGTATACTGTTAAGTCCTTGCTATGGCAGCTGCTCAATGGACTAAATTATCTTCATAG CAATTGGATAATTCATCGTGATCTAAAGCCATCTAATATCTTG GTTATGGGTGACGGAGAGGAACAAGGAGTGGTCAAAATTGCCGATTTCGGACTTGCAAGAATATATCAGGCTCCCTTGAAGTCGTTGTCTGAAAACGGG GTTGTGGTAACCATATGGTATCGTGCACCAGAATTGCTCCTTGGGGCAAAGCACTACACAAGTGCTGTCG ATATGTGGGCTGTTGGATGCATTTTTGCTGAGCTTTTAACTTTGAAGCCATTATTTCAAGGGGCAGAAGTGAAAGCTACACCAAATCCTTTCCAG CTTGATCAACTTGACAAGATTTTCAAAGTTCTAG GCCATCCTACGCTAGAAAAGTGGCCGACACTTTCAAATCTTCCACACTGGCAACAAGACCAACAACACATTCAAGGGCACAAGTA TGACAATACTGCACTTTACAGTGTAGTTCACCTCTCTCCAAAAAGTCCTGCATATGACCTCCTATCTAAGATGCTCGA ATATGATCCTCGAAAGCGTATAACAGCAGCACAAGCGTTAGAACACGA TATGTATAAAGAACTTGGTATGCATGTAAGAGTGGTCATCATGACAGAGTACAATTTTCTAAAGTTGCATCTGTTGTATTTCAGATACTTTCGTATAGAACCTCTACCAGGACGCAA TGCATTGATGGCCAGTCAAGGAGAAAAGGCAGTGAATTACCTTACTCGTCCGGTTGACACAACTACAGACTTTGAAGGGACAACCAGCCTTCAACCTTCACAACCG GTATCGTCTGGAAATGCAGGAAGCATGTCAGGTGCTCATGTAGGGAACAGATCTATGCCCAGGCCGTTACTTAACATGCAAAGAATGCAGCCATCTCAGGGCTTGACTGCATATAATCTTGCAACACAGGCAGGGATGGGTGGTGGAATGAATCCTGGTGGTATCCCCATGCAGCGTGGTGTTGGTCAGGCCCATCACCAACAACAG TTGAGAAGGAAAGATCCAGGAATGGGGATGACTGGATACCCTCCACAGCAGAAATCTAGACGTTTCTGA